A single Pedobacter sp. PACM 27299 DNA region contains:
- a CDS encoding GH92 family glycosyl hydrolase has protein sequence MKLKFIVFFICVQVSVRGLAQKADLVKYVNTLQGTNSKHELTRGNTYPTTALPFAMHTWTPQTGRNGDGWKYQYFKDKIRGFQQAHQCSSWSRDYAVFSLMPMTDRLVVNENDREAKFSHHDEVAKPNYYKVKFENQITTEISPVERGAHLRFSYPSGKKSFLVLDGYTGISGVKIYPEENKITGFINNGEGFKEGFKSFFVLYFDQPFKAYGTWENKKNTINPGEKSAEGSGKGAYVQFKDGLKVQVKTASSYISMEQAELNLSRELGADKSLEVTKEKAAEVWNKSLSKVVVEGGTEADKATFYSCFFRASIFSRKFYEIDANGNPYYFSPYDGKVHPGYMFTDTGFWDTFRAQFPLNTLMHPEMHGRYMQALIDAYKQCGWLPSWSFPSEAGSMIGNHAISLLADAWAKGIRTFDPKEALAAYLHESTNKGPWGPANGRDGWKEYFELGYVPYPKYREATAKTLEYAYDDYCGWTLAKMTGNDFYAGIFERQMYNYKNVYDPSTKFMRGRDANGQWTPKFDPFEWGGPYTEGNAWHYQWSVFQDVKGLIDLMKGEQNFSAKLDSVFSEPNTVNVGTYGGMIHEMTEMVMANMGQYAHGNQPIQHMVYLYNYAGQPWKSQFHARNVMSKLYDATENGYPGDEDQGQTSSWYVLSALGFYSVTPGTDQYVMGSPMFKKTTINLENGQQFVIEAPENSAKNVYIKSATLNGKPYTANYIRHSDLLNGGVLKLEMSDQPSLTRGLAAADRPFSLSAGK, from the coding sequence ATGAAACTTAAATTTATTGTCTTTTTCATTTGTGTGCAGGTTAGTGTACGAGGTTTGGCCCAAAAGGCCGACCTCGTTAAATATGTAAATACCTTGCAGGGAACGAATTCAAAACATGAACTGACCAGGGGGAATACGTATCCTACCACTGCTTTACCCTTTGCCATGCACACCTGGACACCTCAGACCGGAAGAAACGGCGATGGCTGGAAATACCAGTACTTTAAAGATAAGATCCGGGGATTCCAACAGGCACATCAATGCAGTTCCTGGTCCAGGGATTATGCGGTATTCTCTTTGATGCCTATGACAGACCGTTTGGTGGTGAATGAAAATGATCGGGAAGCGAAGTTCAGTCATCATGATGAGGTGGCGAAACCCAATTATTATAAAGTGAAGTTCGAAAACCAGATTACTACTGAGATTTCACCAGTTGAGCGTGGTGCTCATTTGCGGTTCAGTTATCCATCAGGTAAGAAAAGTTTCCTGGTTTTAGATGGGTATACTGGCATCAGCGGGGTTAAAATCTATCCGGAGGAAAACAAGATTACTGGTTTTATAAACAATGGAGAGGGTTTTAAAGAAGGTTTCAAAAGCTTTTTTGTACTCTATTTTGACCAGCCTTTTAAAGCTTATGGCACCTGGGAAAATAAGAAGAACACCATTAATCCCGGAGAGAAAAGTGCTGAAGGTTCAGGTAAAGGCGCCTATGTTCAGTTCAAAGATGGCCTGAAAGTGCAGGTGAAAACCGCTTCCTCTTACATCAGTATGGAGCAGGCAGAATTGAACCTGAGCAGGGAGTTAGGCGCAGATAAAAGTTTGGAAGTGACTAAGGAGAAAGCTGCAGAGGTCTGGAACAAATCATTGTCGAAAGTAGTGGTGGAGGGTGGAACGGAAGCCGATAAAGCAACTTTCTACTCTTGTTTCTTTAGGGCGAGTATTTTCTCCAGGAAGTTTTATGAAATCGATGCCAATGGAAATCCTTATTATTTTAGTCCGTATGATGGGAAAGTACATCCCGGTTATATGTTCACCGATACTGGTTTCTGGGATACTTTTCGTGCTCAATTTCCTTTAAATACCTTGATGCATCCGGAAATGCATGGCCGTTATATGCAGGCCTTAATTGACGCGTATAAGCAATGCGGCTGGCTGCCTTCCTGGTCTTTCCCAAGTGAGGCGGGCAGTATGATTGGTAATCACGCGATTTCGCTGCTGGCAGATGCCTGGGCAAAAGGGATCAGGACATTTGATCCTAAAGAAGCCCTGGCCGCTTACCTGCATGAATCGACGAATAAAGGCCCATGGGGCCCTGCAAATGGCAGGGATGGCTGGAAAGAATACTTCGAGCTGGGGTATGTGCCTTATCCTAAATACAGGGAGGCTACGGCAAAAACATTGGAATATGCTTATGATGATTATTGTGGCTGGACTCTGGCAAAAATGACCGGTAATGATTTTTACGCGGGTATTTTTGAGAGACAGATGTACAATTATAAAAATGTGTATGACCCTTCCACTAAATTCATGAGAGGGAGAGATGCGAATGGTCAATGGACGCCGAAATTTGATCCTTTTGAATGGGGAGGTCCTTATACGGAGGGGAATGCCTGGCATTATCAGTGGTCTGTATTCCAGGATGTGAAGGGTTTGATTGATTTAATGAAAGGTGAGCAGAACTTCAGTGCGAAGCTGGATTCGGTGTTTTCTGAGCCAAATACGGTGAATGTAGGGACTTATGGTGGAATGATCCATGAGATGACGGAAATGGTGATGGCAAATATGGGGCAGTATGCACATGGCAATCAGCCGATTCAGCACATGGTGTACCTTTATAATTATGCGGGACAGCCCTGGAAATCGCAGTTTCATGCGAGGAATGTGATGTCTAAACTTTATGATGCGACGGAAAACGGCTATCCGGGAGATGAAGATCAAGGGCAGACTTCTTCCTGGTATGTGTTGAGTGCTTTAGGATTTTACAGCGTGACTCCTGGGACGGATCAGTATGTGATGGGCAGTCCGATGTTTAAGAAAACGACGATTAACCTGGAAAATGGACAGCAGTTTGTGATTGAGGCTCCTGAAAACAGCGCTAAAAATGTCTATATTAAATCAGCCACGTTGAACGGGAAGCCGTATACAGCTAATTATATCCGTCACAGTGATCTACTGAATGGCGGGGTGTTAAAGCTGGAAATGTCTGACCAGCCCTCGCTGACCAGAGGGCTTGCAGCAGCTGATCGGCCATTTTCTTTAAGTGCAGGAAAGTAA
- a CDS encoding RagB/SusD family nutrient uptake outer membrane protein — protein sequence MKKYIYIVTLSALLLSFGACKKYLNTEHYFKEDRLNLDKVFTNKNYSNQWLADVYTHLRGSNAEVASKGLTPFNFISDDMFYGDRSNAYKRFKNGEYDEGSEQGSWGSCYEGIRDASIFIHNIDKNKEMTPTEVADTKAQARFLRAYYYWLLLRKYGPIPLLPDEGEDYTKDYQEIARPRSSYDECVDFITAEFALAARDLPLYHTNRDKGRASRGAALAARAKVYLFAASPLFNGNSGMANLVDNEGKKLIPQDYRNEKWAKAAAAAKDVINMNVYRLFTAPFKAADQGPGQPKTIVPPYHPKYSDQSFPNGWKNIDPFESYRQLFNGAISYSDNPELIFSRVMEQSSEGIDQMVLHQMPFSMKGWNTHGITQKQADAYYMNDGKDIALFPRRAGYTTDATGHLPLPAKVSLQYAEREPRFYASVAYNGSIWENISALKPENRHIQVFYYRDHPNGKQASSPDFYIRTGLGIKKYYNPIDSYMEGGFIVPKVEPAMRYADILLVYAEAMNELTGSYSIPSYTGTETIIVGRDIPEMSKYISEVRIRGGVPDYGNEVYGSTDLLRKAIKRERQIELFAEGQRYFDLRRWKDAPVEEATAVTGCNMNMTESQRDLFNTPVPIPSMPTIFVDKMYLWPISHSELRKNRKLTQNPGWTTFN from the coding sequence ATGAAAAAATATATTTATATAGTCACGCTATCGGCCTTGCTGCTTTCATTTGGAGCCTGTAAAAAGTACCTCAATACAGAGCATTATTTTAAAGAAGATCGCCTGAATCTGGATAAAGTCTTTACCAATAAAAATTATTCCAATCAGTGGCTTGCTGATGTTTATACCCACCTCCGCGGATCAAATGCGGAAGTGGCCAGTAAAGGACTTACACCATTTAATTTTATATCCGATGATATGTTTTATGGCGATAGGAGTAATGCCTACAAGCGGTTCAAAAATGGAGAATATGATGAAGGATCGGAGCAAGGCAGCTGGGGGTCCTGTTATGAAGGGATTCGTGATGCCTCCATTTTTATTCATAATATCGACAAGAATAAAGAGATGACGCCTACTGAAGTGGCCGATACGAAGGCACAGGCCAGGTTTCTTCGGGCTTATTACTACTGGTTATTACTGAGGAAGTACGGGCCGATTCCTTTATTACCGGATGAGGGGGAGGATTACACCAAAGATTATCAGGAGATCGCCAGACCAAGAAGTTCTTATGATGAATGTGTAGATTTCATCACTGCAGAGTTTGCATTGGCGGCAAGGGATCTGCCGCTGTACCATACCAATCGGGATAAAGGGCGTGCTTCCAGAGGTGCTGCACTTGCTGCAAGGGCAAAGGTCTATCTTTTTGCCGCGAGCCCGCTGTTTAATGGTAATTCAGGGATGGCGAATTTAGTCGATAATGAGGGGAAGAAACTGATCCCACAGGACTACAGGAATGAAAAATGGGCGAAGGCTGCCGCCGCGGCAAAGGATGTCATCAATATGAACGTTTACCGTCTTTTTACTGCGCCGTTTAAAGCTGCAGATCAGGGGCCGGGCCAACCGAAAACCATCGTACCTCCGTATCATCCGAAATATTCTGATCAGAGCTTTCCGAATGGCTGGAAGAATATTGATCCTTTTGAATCTTACAGGCAGCTGTTCAATGGGGCAATTTCTTATTCTGACAACCCGGAGCTGATCTTTTCCAGAGTCATGGAGCAGAGTTCTGAGGGGATAGACCAGATGGTTCTGCACCAGATGCCCTTTTCTATGAAAGGATGGAATACCCATGGCATCACACAGAAACAAGCAGATGCTTATTACATGAATGATGGGAAAGATATTGCACTTTTCCCACGCAGGGCGGGTTATACTACCGATGCAACAGGACATTTACCCTTACCAGCAAAAGTATCTTTACAGTATGCAGAGCGGGAACCACGTTTCTATGCTTCGGTAGCTTACAATGGCAGTATATGGGAAAATATCAGTGCTTTGAAACCTGAAAATCGCCATATCCAGGTCTTTTACTACAGGGATCACCCGAATGGTAAACAAGCTTCCTCTCCTGATTTTTACATCAGGACCGGTCTGGGCATCAAGAAGTATTACAACCCGATTGATTCTTATATGGAGGGTGGTTTTATCGTGCCAAAGGTAGAACCAGCCATGAGGTATGCTGATATTTTGCTGGTCTATGCAGAGGCGATGAATGAATTAACGGGCAGCTATTCGATACCAAGTTATACTGGTACTGAAACCATTATAGTGGGCAGGGATATACCAGAAATGAGTAAATATATTTCTGAAGTGCGCATCCGTGGCGGTGTTCCTGATTATGGAAATGAGGTTTATGGCAGTACGGATTTGCTGCGAAAAGCGATAAAAAGAGAACGTCAGATAGAGCTTTTTGCTGAAGGTCAGCGGTATTTTGACCTGAGGAGATGGAAAGATGCGCCGGTAGAAGAGGCTACAGCAGTGACGGGCTGCAATATGAATATGACGGAGAGTCAAAGGGATTTGTTCAATACGCCGGTTCCAATTCCTTCTATGCCGACCATTTTTGTTGACAAAATGTACCTCTGGCCGATTTCGCATAGTGAGCTGAGGAAGAACAGAAAATTGACCCAGAATCCAGGTTGGACTACTTTTAACTAG
- a CDS encoding DUF4973 domain-containing protein: MKRGYILAVIGCMLISSCNKEWQDELFRKSVSFVNNGVVEVHVKYNAAGGAIPVKVPIIVSGSTENSAEVTVTINTDVDTLQNLNFERFRLRSDLYFNELPKEAYQFESMNTTIPAGKNQGSYNLNLKLAGLDFSNKYILPVQIISTSSLAIATGRGYKKSLMRIVPFNDYSGKYSIAAEVWDRNRPQNEQKPLTVPFRNAYVVDEKTVFFFAGVTEEEALDRREYKIKASFNEGNKTVTLSSENPAIRFSQQRGTFTVKKEKDGVLPYLERIYTTVFLEYQYSDISNPTFPIDYRFVGSMILERKRNTLIPDEDQQGTIIIP; the protein is encoded by the coding sequence ATGAAAAGAGGATATATATTGGCTGTAATTGGCTGCATGCTCATCAGCTCCTGTAACAAGGAGTGGCAGGATGAGTTATTCCGGAAATCGGTGTCTTTTGTGAACAATGGCGTGGTGGAAGTCCATGTGAAATACAATGCTGCGGGTGGTGCTATTCCTGTAAAAGTTCCCATTATTGTGAGCGGATCTACGGAGAATAGTGCTGAGGTGACTGTGACCATCAATACGGATGTGGATACCCTTCAGAACCTGAATTTCGAGCGCTTCAGGCTGAGGAGTGATTTGTATTTCAATGAACTTCCGAAGGAAGCTTATCAATTTGAATCTATGAATACGACGATTCCTGCCGGTAAAAACCAGGGCTCCTATAACTTGAACCTAAAGCTGGCAGGACTGGATTTTAGCAACAAGTACATTTTACCGGTACAGATCATTTCGACCTCTTCCCTGGCTATTGCTACTGGCAGGGGATATAAAAAATCGCTGATGCGGATCGTTCCTTTTAATGATTATTCTGGGAAATACTCTATTGCTGCAGAGGTATGGGACCGGAACCGTCCTCAGAATGAGCAGAAACCATTAACGGTACCTTTTAGAAATGCTTATGTGGTGGATGAAAAAACCGTTTTTTTCTTTGCGGGAGTTACAGAAGAGGAGGCGCTTGACCGTCGAGAATATAAGATAAAAGCTTCCTTTAATGAGGGCAATAAAACGGTGACGCTCAGCAGCGAGAATCCGGCGATACGGTTTTCTCAGCAGCGTGGGACTTTTACCGTCAAGAAAGAAAAAGATGGGGTGCTGCCATATCTGGAGCGCATTTATACCACTGTCTTTCTGGAGTATCAATACAGCGATATTTCAAATCCGACCTTCCCGATTGACTACCGCTTTGTGGGCTCTATGATTCTGGAAAGAAAACGAAATACTTTAATTCCTGATGAAGACCAGCAGGGAACGATCATTATACCCTAA
- a CDS encoding response regulator transcription factor gives MEKEITILLVDDNEEILEFIADDLSEKYQVLTAMNGLEALAILETETVHLVVSDVMMPEMDGFEFCKKLKSSIEFSHIPLILLTAKDTLDSKIQGLELGADVYVEKPFSPEFLQVQISSLIANRNKIKAYFSNSPLLHLKGIAHSKADEQFLEKIQYIIDKDISNPELDVEHLANHMNMSRPTLYRKIKSISNLSPNELINISRLKKGAELLKQNDLKIYEISELVGYSSQTHFGRVFSKQFGMSPTEYANHKS, from the coding sequence ATGGAAAAAGAAATAACCATCCTACTTGTAGATGACAACGAAGAAATCTTAGAATTCATCGCAGATGATTTAAGCGAAAAATATCAAGTCCTGACCGCTATGAACGGCCTGGAAGCCCTTGCTATCTTAGAGACAGAAACCGTCCATCTGGTGGTTTCTGATGTCATGATGCCGGAAATGGATGGATTTGAGTTCTGCAAAAAACTAAAATCAAGCATTGAATTCAGCCATATCCCCTTGATTCTGCTAACCGCAAAAGACACCCTGGATTCCAAAATACAAGGATTGGAACTGGGAGCCGATGTGTATGTAGAAAAACCATTCTCACCAGAATTTCTGCAAGTACAGATCTCCAGCCTGATCGCCAATAGGAACAAAATCAAAGCTTATTTTTCCAATTCACCGCTTTTACACCTTAAAGGAATTGCCCATTCCAAAGCAGATGAGCAATTCCTGGAAAAGATTCAATACATTATTGATAAAGACATCAGCAATCCTGAGCTGGATGTAGAACACCTGGCCAACCACATGAACATGAGCAGACCCACCTTGTATAGGAAAATCAAATCTATTTCAAACCTCAGTCCCAATGAACTGATCAATATTTCTCGTTTAAAAAAGGGCGCAGAACTTCTGAAACAGAACGACCTGAAGATATATGAGATTTCCGAATTGGTTGGATATAGCTCTCAAACTCACTTTGGGCGAGTTTTCTCCAAACAATTCGGAATGTCTCCTACAGAATATGCGAACCACAAATCATAA
- a CDS encoding ligand-binding sensor domain-containing protein, with amino-acid sequence MLLFAKILHAQPYYFKHYQVENGLSNNSVFAGVQDDKGFMWFGTKDGLNRFDGYSFKTYRHDSADPTSLGNDKIYSLFSDKTTGLWVGTDLGLYKYNPEKETFSAVKETLHIGIRSIHVDKKGNLWLLSNSKPYRYNPAKKEFSAIKVEDSFDVGSIYCRSNGEILITSPDGRIAIYNPQSKSFQTRYQMNKKGAVNIGWIPVFTETSDQLLLLGSSSQGIKLFNPKTNELKDIITQNKDKTHIYVRDMQARNEDEFWIGTESGLYIYNHKNGHIIHQQKKYSNPYTLSDNAIYSVCKDRDGGVWMGTYFGGTNYYAPSSSIFSKYFPEQQPNSISGSDVREICKDKNGNFWIGTEDAGLNKMDPKTGRFTSFFPTGKESTIAHSNIHGLVTDGDKLWIGTFEHGLDVMDINTGMVIKHYVPGKGNSLRSSFVLSMFKTKAGDILLATTVGLYKYNRKKDDFDAIPDIPFYFFNNIMEDSESNIWAGTYDKGLLRFRLGEKGYTNFKNEYGDKNSLSNNTINGIFEDSKKNIWVVTDGGGLSLLDKKKSTFKSYQTNDGLPSNFLFRILEDQHHKLWISSTRGLFRFDPQTAEVKIYTKADGLLTDQFNYNSSFKDTDGRMYFGSLKGMVSFLPDQLNTTAKTAPVFLTGFQIDNADRTDPNADKILTKSVTYTNEITLEYNQSSFSIDFAALSYASPVTTEYAYKMTGLYNSWEYLKTNRKVYFTKLASGTYIFEAKAMINGSKEWSKDNVKLRIIVLLPFWKTSLAYVGYSILFLGLLTAIILEYHKRTDLKNKRRMKLFEHQKEKEIYQAKIEFFTNVAHEIRTPLTLIKGPMEKIMKLSKEVPAIEKNLNTMNRNTNRLLELTNQLLDFRKTEVQGYSLNFVKVDISELIEDIRLQFQDAAESKKISFETLLPPTHFFAYVDTEALYKIMSNLLDNALKYGQSKVKVVLSINQEEDQFSIRVYSDGPKIAPEIRNKIFEPFFRARETEMQRGTGIGLSISRSLAELHQGSLYLEESGPEGNVFVIVLPIHQAMGFNLDGKWKKK; translated from the coding sequence TTGCTGCTATTCGCGAAAATATTACACGCGCAACCCTACTATTTTAAACACTATCAGGTAGAAAACGGGCTGTCCAACAACAGTGTATTTGCCGGTGTTCAAGATGATAAAGGATTTATGTGGTTTGGCACAAAGGATGGTTTAAACAGATTCGATGGCTATTCTTTCAAAACTTACCGCCATGATTCTGCAGATCCTACCAGCTTAGGAAACGACAAGATTTATTCCCTATTCAGCGATAAAACTACGGGCCTATGGGTGGGCACAGATCTCGGTCTGTATAAATACAACCCGGAGAAGGAAACTTTCAGCGCAGTCAAGGAAACCCTCCATATTGGCATCCGCAGCATACACGTCGACAAAAAAGGCAACCTTTGGCTCCTTTCAAACAGCAAACCCTATCGTTATAACCCAGCAAAAAAAGAGTTTTCAGCCATCAAAGTGGAGGACTCATTTGACGTTGGCTCTATTTACTGCCGTTCGAACGGAGAAATCCTCATCACCAGCCCTGATGGCAGGATTGCGATCTACAACCCCCAGAGCAAGTCTTTCCAAACCCGTTATCAAATGAATAAAAAAGGGGCTGTTAATATCGGCTGGATACCCGTATTTACAGAAACCAGCGACCAGCTGCTGCTGCTGGGTTCCAGCAGTCAGGGAATCAAATTATTCAACCCCAAAACAAATGAGTTAAAAGACATCATTACCCAGAATAAAGACAAAACACACATTTATGTGAGGGATATGCAGGCCAGAAATGAAGATGAATTCTGGATCGGTACCGAATCCGGATTATACATCTATAACCATAAAAATGGCCACATTATCCACCAGCAAAAGAAATACAGCAATCCATACACCCTTTCAGACAATGCCATTTACTCGGTATGCAAAGACAGAGATGGAGGCGTATGGATGGGCACCTATTTTGGTGGAACCAATTATTATGCCCCCTCTTCTTCCATCTTCAGCAAATACTTCCCGGAACAGCAGCCAAACTCCATTAGCGGCAGCGATGTCCGAGAAATCTGTAAAGATAAAAACGGCAATTTCTGGATCGGCACCGAGGATGCAGGCCTGAATAAAATGGACCCGAAAACAGGTCGATTTACCTCCTTTTTTCCTACCGGAAAAGAGAGCACCATTGCACATTCTAACATCCATGGCTTAGTAACCGATGGTGATAAATTATGGATCGGTACTTTTGAGCATGGCTTAGATGTGATGGACATCAATACCGGTATGGTCATTAAACATTACGTACCGGGGAAAGGAAATTCTTTACGCTCCAGTTTTGTATTGAGCATGTTTAAAACTAAAGCCGGGGATATCCTCCTGGCCACAACCGTCGGGCTCTATAAATACAACCGCAAAAAGGATGATTTTGATGCCATACCTGATATCCCGTTTTATTTCTTCAACAACATCATGGAAGACAGTGAAAGTAATATATGGGCTGGAACTTATGATAAAGGATTGCTTCGTTTCAGGTTGGGCGAAAAAGGTTATACCAATTTTAAAAACGAATATGGCGATAAAAACAGCCTGAGCAACAACACCATCAACGGGATATTCGAAGACAGTAAAAAGAACATCTGGGTGGTCACCGATGGCGGCGGATTGTCCTTGCTGGATAAGAAAAAATCAACCTTCAAATCTTACCAGACAAACGATGGGCTCCCAAGTAATTTCCTCTTCAGGATCCTGGAAGATCAGCACCATAAATTATGGATCAGCAGTACCCGCGGACTGTTTCGCTTTGATCCACAAACAGCAGAAGTAAAAATATATACCAAAGCAGATGGCCTGCTGACCGACCAGTTTAATTACAACTCTTCTTTCAAAGATACAGACGGCAGAATGTACTTTGGCAGCCTGAAAGGCATGGTGAGTTTCTTGCCAGACCAGCTCAATACCACCGCTAAAACAGCCCCCGTATTTCTAACCGGCTTCCAGATCGACAATGCAGACCGTACAGATCCCAATGCAGATAAGATCCTCACCAAATCCGTTACTTACACCAATGAGATTACCCTGGAGTACAACCAATCCTCTTTTAGTATAGACTTCGCCGCACTCAGCTATGCCTCGCCTGTTACCACAGAATACGCATACAAGATGACCGGACTATACAATAGCTGGGAATATTTAAAAACGAATAGAAAGGTATACTTTACAAAACTAGCCTCTGGAACCTATATATTTGAAGCCAAGGCAATGATTAACGGCAGTAAAGAATGGAGTAAAGACAACGTTAAATTACGCATCATTGTATTACTCCCATTCTGGAAAACCTCCTTAGCCTATGTCGGCTATTCGATTTTATTTCTAGGATTGCTCACCGCCATCATCCTCGAGTACCATAAGAGAACAGACCTTAAAAACAAAAGGCGCATGAAGCTTTTTGAGCATCAAAAAGAAAAGGAAATCTACCAGGCCAAAATCGAATTCTTCACCAATGTAGCGCATGAAATCCGTACTCCCCTTACCCTGATCAAAGGGCCTATGGAAAAGATTATGAAACTTTCAAAAGAAGTGCCAGCCATTGAGAAGAACCTGAATACCATGAACCGAAATACCAATCGTTTACTGGAACTCACCAATCAGCTGCTGGACTTTAGAAAAACGGAGGTACAGGGCTATTCCTTAAACTTTGTAAAAGTCGACATCTCAGAACTTATTGAAGATATCAGACTGCAGTTTCAGGATGCTGCTGAAAGTAAAAAGATCAGTTTTGAAACTCTCCTGCCTCCCACCCATTTTTTTGCTTACGTAGATACAGAAGCATTGTACAAAATCATGAGTAACTTGCTGGACAATGCTTTAAAGTATGGTCAATCGAAAGTGAAAGTCGTATTGAGCATCAACCAGGAGGAAGACCAGTTCAGTATTCGCGTATATAGTGATGGACCTAAAATTGCACCGGAGATCAGGAACAAAATCTTTGAGCCTTTTTTCAGGGCCAGAGAAACAGAAATGCAAAGGGGAACAGGTATCGGGCTGTCCATATCCAGATCGCTCGCAGAGTTGCATCAAGGGAGCTTGTACCTGGAAGAAAGTGGCCCGGAGGGCAATGTATTTGTAATAGTACTCCCCATACATCAGGCAATGGGATTTAACTTAGACGGAAAATGGAAAAAGAAATAA